In Misgurnus anguillicaudatus unplaced genomic scaffold, ASM2758022v2 HiC_scaffold_31, whole genome shotgun sequence, a single window of DNA contains:
- the LOC141363038 gene encoding uncharacterized protein, producing the protein MKKMFLMFVYFYLCFCCLMGVFGDEVKSVSVMEGDSLTLHTDIKLQRDDVIMWRFGPQEARIARINKEKNYISIYDDVLDGRFRDRLQVNNQTGDLTITNITTQHTGDYKINIKGNRETSYRFNVTVYARLSVPVISRVSPQCSSSSSSSSSNCLLLCSVMNVRDVSLSWYKGNSLLSSISVSDLNIRLSLSLEVEYQDTNTYRCVLNNPITNKTQHLNITHLCQTCSDKTGVIISAYLLS; encoded by the exons atgaagaaaatgtttctcatgtttgtttatttctatTTGTGCTTCTGCTGTCTGATGG gtgtgtttggtgatgaagtgaagtcagtgtcagtgatggagggagattctcttactctacacactgataTTAAACTACAGAGAGATGATGTGATAATGTGGAGATTTGGACCTCAAGAGGCTCGTATAGCTAGAATCAACAAAGAGAAAAATTATATCTCAATATATGATGATGTTcttgatgggagattcagagacagactgcaggtaaataatcagactggagatctcaccatcacaaacatcacaactcaacacactggagattataaaataaacatcaaAGGCAACAGAGAGACCTCATACAGATTTAATGttactgtctatg CTCGTCTGTCCGTTCCTGTTATCAGCAGAGTTTCACCACAAtgttcttcatcatcatcatcatcatcatcaaattgtttattattgtgttcagtgatgaatgtgagagatgtgagtctgtcctggtacaaaggaaacagtttattgtccagcatcagtgtgtctgatctcaacatcagactctctctatctctggaggttgaatatcaggatacaaacacatacagatgtgtACTCAACAATCCCATCACAAACAaaactcaacatctcaacatcacTCATCTCTGTCAGACATGTTCTGATAAAACAGGTGTGATTATTAGTGCTTATTTACTGAGCTGA